Proteins from one Mesotoga infera genomic window:
- a CDS encoding DUF4956 domain-containing protein produces METFKDIFKNSFLENFSASQISAADTAITLLITFLIGIFIFQVYKRTFQGIMYTKSFNVSLVMIAMVTSLVIMAVTTNIVLSLGMVGALSIVRFRTAIKDPMDIVFMFWAIAVGIVTGASFYLLAVMGSVIIGIILLVFANFKSQTSPYILLLDYLNSEAEKAILEKLKDKVKRYNIKSKTVTGENIELSVELRIKNGEIDFINELKSIDSVSNAVLISYNGDYAA; encoded by the coding sequence ATGGAGACATTCAAAGACATATTCAAAAACAGTTTTCTGGAAAACTTCTCGGCATCGCAGATATCGGCTGCCGATACGGCGATAACACTGCTCATAACCTTTCTCATCGGTATTTTCATCTTTCAGGTATATAAGAGGACCTTCCAGGGAATAATGTACACCAAGAGTTTCAACGTATCGCTGGTCATGATAGCCATGGTTACCTCCCTGGTAATAATGGCCGTGACGACCAACATCGTGCTTTCGCTGGGAATGGTGGGCGCTCTAAGTATCGTGAGGTTCAGAACCGCTATTAAAGACCCGATGGACATAGTCTTCATGTTCTGGGCTATTGCCGTGGGGATAGTCACGGGCGCCTCTTTTTATCTGCTCGCGGTTATGGGCTCGGTGATCATCGGCATAATCCTTCTTGTTTTCGCCAACTTCAAGTCACAGACATCGCCCTACATACTTCTGCTGGACTACTTAAATTCAGAAGCCGAGAAGGCGATACTTGAAAAGCTGAAGGACAAGGTCAAAAGGTACAACATTAAATCGAAAACGGTCACGGGGGAAAATATCGAACTTTCTGTGGAATTGCGCATCAAAAACGGGGAAATTGATTTCATCAATGAACTCAAATCAATCGACAGCGTATCGAACGCCGTTCTTATAAGTTACAACGGTGATTACGCTGCTTAG
- a CDS encoding polyphosphate polymerase domain-containing protein — protein sequence MEEIRGRHELKYHINYFDYLSIKSKIGHIMEVDRNGNGKGDYEIISLYFDDIYNSAYREKISGTNNRTKYRIRIYNFSDSVIKLEKKTRNGDLTHKVSRIIYRDEYEEIMKGRASFLLEERPYEFIDFYEGIKTRTLKPKVLVRYNREAYCLRAANLRITFDRNLSTGNNNLDIFDRNGSFTCSGSDLMILEIKYDGFFPSHIKNIVQSIGRFRSSASKYVIGRKYNYLY from the coding sequence ATGGAAGAGATCAGGGGAAGGCACGAACTCAAGTATCATATAAACTATTTCGATTATCTCTCTATCAAGAGCAAGATCGGGCACATCATGGAGGTCGATCGAAACGGCAACGGTAAAGGCGACTACGAAATAATCAGTCTGTATTTCGACGACATCTACAACTCGGCATACCGCGAGAAAATCAGTGGAACAAACAACAGAACTAAATACAGGATACGGATATACAACTTCAGCGATAGCGTTATCAAGCTGGAAAAGAAGACCAGAAACGGAGACCTGACTCATAAGGTCAGCCGTATCATTTACAGAGACGAATACGAAGAGATAATGAAAGGCCGGGCTTCCTTCTTATTGGAGGAAAGACCGTACGAGTTCATAGATTTCTACGAAGGAATAAAGACCAGAACTTTGAAACCAAAAGTACTGGTTCGCTACAATCGCGAGGCTTACTGTCTCAGAGCGGCCAACCTGAGAATTACCTTTGACAGGAATCTATCGACGGGCAACAACAATCTAGATATCTTCGACAGGAACGGTTCCTTCACATGCTCCGGGAGCGATCTCATGATACTCGAGATCAAGTACGACGGATTCTTTCCCTCTCACATAAAAAACATCGTTCAGAGTATTGGAAGGTTCAGGAGCAGCGCATCCAAATATGTAATAGGCAGAAAATACAACTATTTGTATTAA